The window GGTAGAAACACATCTACTGCCATCCAGCTCTGCCAGtctcccagcacacacacacacacacacacacacacacacacactgcattatTCAGTAACCGAATGTGGAGTGGGACAAAGGCAGGGCTCTGGAGGGACGGCTGCACTGTAGATGTGTTTGTGAAGGACTCTAATGGACGCCAGCAGAGCAGATCATGGAACGAACCTCACAGAGCCACTGAGAATGACCCGAGTCTGAGACCTCATGAGAATAACAGGCCTATAATTAGCTACTTTAATGACTTTTATAGTTAAGGCCAAAAACAGAACATCAATCCCAGAGCTCGTAGGTTCAAGCCCAACTCATGAGCGCCATCAGATGTGTGCATTACAAGAACAATAAAAAGAAACTCTAAAATTAGACCTCGATGGCCTATTCGTGACAGTGGAGGCACTCTGTGTGTCTGTGGGGTGAGAGGATATCTGGACCGTGACCCCGGGTGTGAAGTGGTCAGTGGAGAGATTGTTGAATGAGGTCAGTCACGAGGGAGCCAACGGAAAGGTTgggcgagcgagagagagagagagagagagagagagagagagagagcgcaggtAAGATGCCAGAAAGCCTTTTTGCCATTTCTCCGCAAAGAACGTCCGTTATTCAGGACTCGGGTTACCGATAGGATTGGTTTGCAACAGGTGAGGTTGTCATAGAAACCCCAAAAGATTCGAGGGAGAATGAGAGGATTCTGGGATGAGGTTACTGTAGTGCACCAAACACAGAAGGGAACGAAAACTAAACCCAGAAAACAAACGGACACTATAGAATTACTGAAAAACTTATATTGTCAAAGAAATATTTACCCTTATTAACatgataaaataactaaaactgaaataaaactgaataaaaactaATGTACACAttacaaaactaaaactaataaaatgatttaaacaacaaaatgactaaaatctaaaatgaagaacaaaacagaaaaaacgaATTCAAACTATTAATAGAAACTATAATATTATCTAAAAGAACACTCGAGTAGACATTTAAtctcaataatacatttttgttttgagcCATCAAATGCTCCAAgacacatataataataaatatgtttttactcCCATAATTATTgggttttaagatattttagggcAAGAACAGTAAAGATTTATAGGTTCAGTACCAGGACTTATTTActcattcttttattattttataacagtAGTTAAGCATTTAAAACTGGGAAAACatgggaataataataataatagtgagcTCACAAAGTACATCCAAACTTTTTACTAGTATTGTAGTAAATATATGAAATGAAAAACCAACTTAAATTGCCTAAAAAGCAGTACAGTAATCTGGTTAAAATGCGcttcttttatttataaatatggtAACAGGATAATTACTCGGGGAGTATGTTAGGAGCGATTCCTTCGCTACACAAGGGCTCTCTCTGCTGGTTCTGATGTGTTTATCCATTACAAGAGCTGGATGTGAACAGGCCCAGGGCAAGGTCAGTCTCACAGACAGTGGCACCCACCTGAACTAATCTGCAGCCCACAGTGATTCTCTGCAGCTTGGGCTTCCTGTGCGGAAGTTCAAACTAATGAATCGAGTCTTAATCTGGTTATTCATTGATCATATCGGAGGTCAGTCCTCttcgaggtcagaggtcacagagcAGCGGGTCAGAGAGGACAGATAGAGGGCGGTGGTTGCTATGGGAGACATTCCCGCCGACACCTTCAAGATGTTGAGGAGCCGCACAGCTGCTGCGTTCACGCCATCTACcgtctgagacagagagagagacagagagagagagagagacagagagacagagagagaaacacatgTCTGCTTGAggtgaccggtagtgtgtgtggtgtgtgtgtgcatgtgtctctcGGTGTGTGTTTACCCTGTGCTCGGCGCAGAGGACGGGACACTGATGTGACGCAGCCAGTTTTCTTACGCTGACCAAACGCTCCTGAGTGTGAGAGCCACAGCGAGCTGCAGACACACACGTAAAACACACTGACCTCACACACActtctgacaatcattgacagaCCGAGCGTTCAGAAACCAGGGTAAACGTCTGGGGTCAGGAAGATTTGTTTAGAATTAAAGTTTAGGTTTAAAATATAacgcttttattattattttatgctgaAAATCAAGCTtggattacaggaataaattatatctcaactatatattaacatagaaatgAGTgactttaaatagtaataatttcaaagtttttactgtatttttaataaaataaatgcagctctggtGAACAGAAAATACTTATTTTGTAAACATTAAATCTTACTGAGCCCAGACTTTTAAAGTGAACTATGTATTTAAGTACATGATCAGAAAAAGACGACGCTTGACCTTCAGAAAGTGTTGCTCATCCATCTTCAGCTCAACCCAAATAACATATGAACCCTTTAGCTACATTGTTACCCAAATGGGACCCTGAACTGTGTGAGGTCATGAactacacaaataaaaaatataaaaaagcaacCCATTTCATCTTTTTTGagtgcagtgttggggagtaactacaCTTTCTATCTGGGTTTATGTATGCTTTATGTTTTAAGATGAACTGTTTTTCCAAGGCACTGTTAGATACCAGTGCTTCCTGTTATGATTTTAAGCTGCGctttaaaattgaattattataatctcaattcaagtgatgaaggcttttgaaagtctgacagtagtGTTCAGTACTGTAAGGTTAaacctgcctgctttaaatgtctgaaaatgAATAATAGTTGAAAACATACGTTAGAAATTtggaaaagtaatcaaatgtaatcaattaCTTTATATTAAAGTATCTGAAATAGTTATActacttaatacattttaaaaagagtatcctattacatttccaaaagtAACCTACCCAACACTGAGTGTATGTGACTATAAATGCATTTTCACAAATACTATGCAATGCTTTTTGAAGGAAAACTGTAATGAGACAAAAATGAGTGTGCGCACATTTACAACTGTTCTCAACTCACCATCAGTCACCAAGAAACACACTTTCCCCAGGAAGCAGTCAGAGTGCAGATGGGCGAGAGAGCTTTCCACTGACTGCagactgggagagagagagagagagagagagagagagagagagagatttggtgGTGTAGGGGGTAAAGTTTTTGACATTATAAAATCAATGTATTTTAACAACAAATGTGCAATCCGAATTGGCAACAAACATACAGAAGTCTTCACCAGAAAAGAGGAGTGCAGCAGGGCTGTAGCCTGAGTACAATGCTGTTCAACATTTACATCAATGAATTAGCGGTGCAGTTGGAACAGTCTACAGCCCCTGGACCTTCTCTACAAGACAAGAACATCAAGCTTTTGCTATACGCAGATGATCTGCATTATGGTCTTTCAGATGTCAGGAACACAGACACCAGTTCAGTCTCGGCAGCACCGCCGGGGAGTTTCAGTTCGGCAGTGAATATCTCAAAGAAAGCTCGAAATTAGGCCGATTCCCATTGATTATCAATATGCATAAAAGATCCCTCAAATTCTGGATGCATCTTAAATGAAGTCCCACAGAATCACTACATTTTAAAGCAATACGAACCCAAGAACTGAACCCTGAAAAGAGTCCACTCAGTCAGCTAGTTCTGAGACCTGACTAACCTGACTAACTCTACTAACACTAACCAGTCTCAGACCAGCACTGCTTCTCACCCAAACATCAGAACCAATCAAATTATCTAAAAATACATCTGGAACATTTGGGATCAAGAAACTAATACACGGAGTAAATTACAATTCTACTGAACtccaaaatcatttaaaatataaaaaatgtttttatttcatttaaaatctgtCCTGTCAAACAGGAGAAATCGAGACAGAGATGCACTTCCTCCTTCATTGTCAGAAATACAGATCCATAAGAGACCTCTACTTCAACAAAATAACCAACTTACTAAAGAACTTTAGAGCCATTAGTGAAACAGAACAAATAAAGATACTATTAGGAGAGGGACAGACAGCTTTGTCgatattgtataatttacattcgtgccaataaagcaattttgaattgaattgagagagagagagagagagagagagagagagagagagagagagagagagagagagagagtaaaagaaATGAGGTTCTGTCCACTCCCAGTCAATGTTATGAGAAAGAGATGAGTTTACCTGCGCTCTGACAGCAGATTCACCACAAACACGATTAAATCAATGCGAGGACGAGTCTCCTTGTTCTCGACGGGCAGAGGGAGCTTTCTGGCCAGACGCCTAAAACACATCACGATCATTTAATACATGAGATACATAATATCACATCATATCCGCACACATGATAATAAGAACTGTAGACACTCACACATTGACGTTGAAATCTTTCTTATATTGCACTAAGGCGTTGGCTAGTTTGGACTGCAGCTCCTCCTCGTTTTCCACCAACTGTTAagacaaatataaaacattaaaagagtTGTATTGTTCTACAAGCTTCATCAACAGTATCGGAGAGATGAACTGAGGCGCGTTACTCACGAGCACCGTCGCGGTGTTCAGCTCCGGGACTTTACTGAACGGAGTCAGGAGCGCCATGATGAGCGGTATCAGAAATAAGTCGAGTTTTACTGATTTCTTTGTGTGTTTATCGGAAAGAAGAAAAAACCCAGCGAAAACTCGCGATTAGCGTGACGGTTCCTCCTCGCGCTTATTTTCAAAGTTCACGCGCGTGACGTCACAGAGCGCGACCTGACGTAGAGCGCGCGCTGCTGCCCTCGCGCGGTTACGAACGGCCTTACATTCGTGATTAAACTTCATATttgactttttcttcttcttggaaCATGCATCTTAAAACGTAAGAAACATCATGTATTTCATTGaagataatatataaaaacatttttattgaataaatataatataattatagtttCCAATGATATTAAATCGATCTTTTGATGATAAATATGGAATTTTATAGATTATCTCTCTATATAAAAAGTTTGGAAATGGTTTCCTCTGATTGAAGTTAGCACCATATCAGATACTGTGAATATGGGCTCCTGCAATTAAAACTGCTTTTTCTGTCACATCTTACCCTCAAGTTTGTGTAAcctaatgtatttatttcaattcAGTGACGTTAAAGTACATTTTGGGCTTCAGTAAATAAGTTAAATAACATTCTATGGGTAAATATTTTAAGTGTAGGTGTTCTTCTGACACTTTAAgagttttgtttcattgtaaacaCTTGTATTTTCATGCAGATATGCAAACAAAGCCTTATTCACATTTATCTCGGCAGAAGCAGAAATTTATTCAAACCAGCTTTCATGAAGACAAAAAGCCTGACACACTTTAAACAATGAAAGCAAGAGATTTATTATTTCATAGCGTTAGCATAATGACAACCTCAACGCAGCAAAATCAAACTGTGAGAAACAGGGGCCAGAGAAACTCACACACATCATGGTACCATGagaaataatgtaatgtaagCCGAGCTACAAACCTGTGCAGatgtgtgtgagaaaaaaaaaaaaaaactggtttggtttttgcagaggaaaaaaaaaaaaaatcaatcacatTGTAATCCAGGATTACTGCTCAGTCCAGATCTTAGTTTATACTTGTATccaatgaaaaaacatgagaaaataaTTATCCCCATCAAAAGTCATTTTAAGGagttttaattatgaaaaaaggaacaaaaataataaaaaataaacagagtAGCcagtttaaaaagaagaaaactttTTATATCTCCGCAGGTTCTCCTTCATCCACCTCTCCTTATTTCACAACATAAAAAACTAACTTCTAAATGCACTCTTTCCCTTTACAGCACTTCTgtcaaatgtttgttttggtttgctgACTAGTTTGGCTCAACTAAATCAGAGTGTGACACTCTTGCTGTCTGAGGCGTCATCTGGATCTCAAATAAAGAtgctggtctctctctctctctctcacacacacacacacacacacacacacacacacacacacacacacacacacacattctctctctctctctctgtagctgTTGAGCTTCTACTGATGTGTGTGTGACCGGACAGAAAGATGGTCCAGTTGTTGTCTGATCAGTGCAGGGATCGGAAGCTACAGTGTGTAAAGTATCTGGATCTCTTCCTCTAGATCTCTCCGGACTCTCTCTCCTCGGAGCTGGAGCGCTGATCTCTCTCCAGCGACACGGATCTCTCCCGCTCTTTCATTCGGCTCATGTCTGGAGAGACGggggatctctctctctccatgtctctgcCTCCGTTGTCCCACCATCTCTCGTCCGCGGCGTTCTCCCGCCATCTCTCCTGAGACAGATTCGGCTCCGGATCTCTGGTGTGTGAAGACCTGCAGACACAAGCACAAGCGTCAGGATATGagtgtctgagtgagtgtgaCAGACAAGAACGGGAATATACAGATTTATTAAACATTCATTCTTTTAACTTGAAATGTTGTTATATTAACAGAagtatttaattcaatattttcaaatttctAAATCTGAATTCAAGATATAAAATTTATTAGATCTAAATTCCATGGAGTTGTTGTGGTACCTCTTTCTTTTGCTCCTGTGTGAGTGGGAGCGAGAGCGATGGCGATCTTTGTGTCTGTGCTTCCTCTCTCGGTCTCGTTCCCTCTCTCCCTCCTCACGGTGTCGACGAGAGCGATGGGAGGACGAGCTTGCTCCTTCCCTGAGGAGCACACACAGATATCATTTCAGCACAGTACACCCTTTGATTACTGACACGGATGTTATTCTACAGGAAGCTGATCCTCACCGATATCGCTCAGCACTTCTGGATCTGGACCTGAGAACAGCAGGATAAAGAGAAACTTCATCATGATCAAACACTTGGGCATTTCGGTGTTACCACAGATATATTATATAGCTTGTTTTGTTTAACAATTTGCATGtcaactcttaaaaaaaaatcacaagggtttctttgtgaaatgttattccatgtgtaattgctgatttACTCGGCTACATCACCAAACTAAGTAGCaaaaacacattcatacacacacacagactgcagAGCTGCTTTAGAGTTTGACAACTTCATTGCCTTAACTATTAGAGCTCCACTGATTTGAagtaaagtaattttttaaaattatttattattattcctttgtttaaccaggGCAAATCATATTGAGACAATAGTCTCTTTTTCAAATTGTCCCTGGTCAAGAAAGGAagcacttaaaaacaaaaaatgaacatGCAGAGACATTCCCAGCTGTAATATCACGGCCTGAATATGATGCACACATCTGGGTGAATGAAATGAAAGCATGGCACAGAGACGGACCTCCTGCGTTCTCTCTCTCGTTCCCTTTCTCTCTCGcgctcccgctctctctctcgttcCCGCTCGCGCTCTCGTTCCCGctcgcgctccctctctctctccagctcccACTCTCGGGCTCGCTCCTCCTCTCGGTCGCGCTCCTCTCTTCTCCTCGTGCGCATGCGCTCCTGTTTCTTTGTCACAGCCGTCTGTAAATCACAGAGGAGATCGTCGATGAAGAACTGCGTGACCCAGCCTCAACTGAGCTGTGAGTCGTCCTCGTACCCGCAGTTTTTCTAGTTTTTCCCGGATTTCAATGAAACCCAGATGAAGTTTCCCTCCGAAGTGGTCGGCGAGGCGGCGGTCGTTATCGTGGAGGCCGAGGTAAGCGGAGCAAACCTCACACACGCGCAGCTTCTGCTGCTGGAAGCTGGAGGCCGGCATGGAGTTACGGTAGATGTCCTAAACACAACGACAGAATTAACTGCTAATACAAAAACACATCTAATTGATTATTTTGCCTATGTGAGAAAATCCTAAACGACACGCTGCACATGGaatatttaacatacattttattaaacagaAGCCACATCTTCTTAGAGACCTGGAATATGTTTTTGGACCTACTATGAGCCTTTTCACTTTATATCCACTCTTAACACACTGACCTCTCATGTGCTATCATTTGACTTCAGTTAACACAGACTGGATTTGAGGATGTATGTATCTGTATACTCTGAGcgtaaaccaataaataaataaaaaaccacaaCAAATACCGAATCAAATGTTATTTGTGATTTAAGATCTAGAACCGATGATCACAGTGATATTTGCACCATGACCTTTGACCCACACCGACCTCTGCCTCTTTCTTCAGGGTGCGTGTTTTCTCCACCTTCTCCAGCACCTGCTGGGCCTCATCCACGTTCCCCTCGCCGCCCAGCTGCTCCGCTCGCGCCAGCAGCTTCCCGATCTCCTCGTTCAGCTCGTGCACTCGCTCCGCCTGCCAATCAGAGAGCATCCAGATTAGAGTCACAGCTGCAGAAACAGACAGATTCGGAGGACAGGTCAGACGGGCATGAAACATTGACTTGAATAATGTTAATACACTTATTTCGGGCAAAATAACTAAAAGCTACCAAATGGCAAGATATTAAaggaagcccgtttctgccacagaaaaaaaatcactagtGAATCCACTCTTCTTTCTTCTCACAATCatgagtttacatttcacaacTCTTACTTTTTTCTTAGAAGTCTGTTAGCatctcgtaattctgactttatcctcTATGAACTCAAGTTTACACTTCAGACATGTTTGAATTCTCATGAATTCTGAATTCCCATCTCAATTCAATCTTGTTACGTCTCATGACAACActttttccccctcagaattATGACTTAACATCTTCcaattcagactttttccttAGAATTcggtttacatttcacaatttggATTTTTGATATCATAATTTGGAGTTTACGCTTCACAATTCTAAATTTTCTCAAAACTCAACGCTTAGATTCCACAACTGAgacatttttttctcagaattctaagTTCACATTCTAGCTTTAGACTTTTAGTTAAAATTTGAACTATAAACTTAAAGTTCGGAAAGAAAACATTGGAAATTGTGAGCTGTTAGCGaaaaaatgtgagatataaactagtAGATTTGAGGGATTTTTGTGGTGGAAACTAGACTCCGTAGGATATGgtctctttaaaaagaaaataaactgagTGGATTTCTTTTCTGTTAGCATGTTCTTCCTATCGAAACAGGAAGTTGGAACAGGACACATTGAAAAGCCCATTCTccttttttcttcattaaaagtCAGTTTATATCAGAGCTGTGCACCATGACTCACTAGTCACTGGTCTGTGCACAGCAGGTGTGTGAAACTTCAGCATGAAAATGATGTGAAAGTGAAATCTGGTGGTCGTCAGCTTTCACCTTGGCAGCCACTTCAGCGCTGATCTCCTCCTGTGTTTCGACCAACCGTTTCTTGGCCAGTTCGGTTCTTCGGTCACAGTCTGCGATGAAGGACTGCAGGTGCTCTGTGGCCTGAGGAGACGCGGCACGATCAGACATTCAGAAGCACATacagtcaaataaatgcaaagggTTCATACTCACATCCAGCTCAAAGAAATACTCCTGCTGTTTAGACGCGATCTCATAATCTGCTCTCAAAGCCAGATCGTGAATCTTCACACACTCCCCCAGATCCATGCGCTGCACAACCACAAACACAACCGTTTAGAAAACTCAGGCCAGCTTTCAGTGTGTTTGATGTCATAATGCCACTGTGGGGCAATCATAAACACAGTCCTGCAATTATCAGACCGGTTTTAGATGAGTGAAGTCAACCCCGCAGAGAGGAGGACACTTACGGTTCCTGACAGTATGTCATGTGGACACGACTCCAGCAGATGACTCTTACATACTCGCTCGTCCGTGAACTTGATCCGCTGTCTCATCGTGTCGCCTGCCACACATAATAAGCATCAAAAATCACGATTCTCCTCGTGTCAAACACACAACCAGATACACCAATCAAAGAAACAACAATGCCACAAATCAAATCATGATTCTCAATAGAACATGAGAATTATGAGACTGATGATCAAACTACAAGTTTCATTGTCATTTCATTCAATCATTGTCATATAATTCAAAAACAATCTctttacttttaaaaactttgTAATACTACACAACTGTAGTTTAATGTATACAGCTGTGAACGATCTTGCACCTCCACATTTAAAGATGTGTGTTTCATTGCACAATGACAGCATAAGACAGACAAGAGCCTCATTAGAAAAACTGATTCTGGACGATCCGGTTTTCTGTAAAAGCTGTTAATAATTGGAATAGTTTATCAACTGATATTAGACCTTGTACTACCTTTGTGcagtttaaattacatttgagaagaTTTTTAAAGGCAAGTCAGGTTCTAGATCACTAATTATACAAGGTAAAgatttttgaatatgttttatacTTCTATTCTATTGTGTTTAATTTGTACAGTATTTTCATTGATAATTTGGTTTACTCCTAAACAGGAACAGCAGATGAAATTTAGTTTTGAGCTAATTCTGGGGTAATATTTTATCATTCATTGTCCCTgtcaaataaagaataaataaataagtgcaacAATAATTAGACTAATGAcggtaataataacaaaaataagaataatgaATTGAAACTGTGATCATAAGTTGTCAACCAAACATGTGACTTGTGATTCTTCTCatagcatataaataataaaattcatgATTCCCACGAAATGATTGACTGATATGAAATTATTCCAAGCAAAGCATAGGctacgatttttttttattataccgaCAGAATCGTTAGAATTATGAAATAAACCAATCGAAAAGTGAAAGTAGcagtaattataaaattatttcaacATAATCATTGGTAATCATCAGTCTGACGTGCTTCCCATCAATCAAATCACTAATCGCAGTGCTATTAAATGATTCAACCAAATCACGAGAGCCATGATTCACATGAAACCGTGACTTTTAAACCGCTCGAGATTAAGAGAAcatcaatatatacagtatataaaacatataGTAACGAAGCACTGAGTCAAACGCATGGTTTAGTTTCGCTTTGATGAGACTGAAGGAAACACTCACCATCTCTGCCAGTGCCCATGAGCTGGTCCAGCATGGCTCTCATCTGTGCCTGGGCCGACATCTTCACCCGTTCAGCTCGATACACCTGAGGATACACCTGTTTGACGCGTTAAACACACTGTTCTATCTGAGCTGTTTACAACTGACTCCTCATAGAGCAGAGAAGGCCTCGAGCCCAGCGGGCGCCGAACACAACATAAACCGCCTCCTGAGACTCTCTAACACACAGCCGACTAACACCACACACTCTTCTGAGTCTGAGAGGCTCCAGAAAGCGCAGTTTATGGCTGAAGTGCCGCTGAAATAAGTTATTCGTGAATCAGGGAGCTAGTGTCGTGTGTTAGCAGCAGCGGCTAACTCTTCCTCAATCCGCCATAAGTGCGCTTATTTATCAGTCCTCGCGCTGCTTTATCAAACCGCAGTTCGGTATTTTGTGTAGTGGTCCATATTCTTAAAGTTTTGACAGTGTTTATTTGTTGTaggtttattgttttattgtttttttttgcctctcGGAATGAGACTTCCGACCCGCGCGCACTGTTCCCGCTTGGTTACGCGGCCTCGAGGAAGTGCTGCAGAGCTCGAGCGCTGATTGGCTGAAGGGCGGATGACGTCTTTACGTCGGTCCGTTGTGAGGTCATCAGAGCGATAACataacttataaaataaaaaatgttaacatttaactTGAATTATCCAAACGTTTGTTTGTTCTTAGACCAAACGTACTTTTTCATATACGTAGACAGTGCTGGTAGATATAAATTGTAGGCCATTACCGACcaccccccacaaaaaaaaaaaaaaagaaaatgaaaaaatgttttgttactaACGTAAACAATTACATCACTACACATTTTAAGTAATATAATCGGActacttttttaaatgcattacttttaaaccGTTGTTTATATCACTGATTTAAATAAGATAAACTTAATCGAATAtcgatataaaaatacaaagagaaagaaaaattagTTCCA is drawn from Carassius gibelio isolate Cgi1373 ecotype wild population from Czech Republic chromosome B1, carGib1.2-hapl.c, whole genome shotgun sequence and contains these coding sequences:
- the pane1 gene encoding centromere protein M, producing MALLTPFSKVPELNTATVLLVENEEELQSKLANALVQYKKDFNVNVRLARKLPLPVENKETRPRIDLIVFVVNLLSERSLQSVESSLAHLHSDCFLGKVCFLVTDARCGSHTQERLVSVRKLAASHQCPVLCAEHRTVDGVNAAAVRLLNILKVSAGMSPIATTALYLSSLTRCSVTSDLEED
- the zgc:158803 gene encoding LUC7 domain-containing protein; translation: MSAQAQMRAMLDQLMGTGRDGDTMRQRIKFTDERVCKSHLLESCPHDILSGTRMDLGECVKIHDLALRADYEIASKQQEYFFELDATEHLQSFIADCDRRTELAKKRLVETQEEISAEVAAKAERVHELNEEIGKLLARAEQLGGEGNVDEAQQVLEKVEKTRTLKKEAEDIYRNSMPASSFQQQKLRVCEVCSAYLGLHDNDRRLADHFGGKLHLGFIEIREKLEKLRTAVTKKQERMRTRRREERDREEERAREWELERERERERERERERERERERERERERERERERRRSRSRSAERYREGASSSSHRSRRHREEGERERDRERKHRHKDRHRSRSHSHRSKRKRSSHTRDPEPNLSQERWRENAADERWWDNGGRDMERERSPVSPDMSRMKERERSVSLERDQRSSSEERESGEI